From Paenibacillus sp. FSL H8-0537:
GAGCTGGAGCGCGGCGAAATTGCCCTGAAAAATATGGAAAGCGGCGAGCAGCGCACCGTAGCAATCAGCGAGCTTGCAGCAGCGATTCAAGCTTAGAGACTGCGACGAAATAAAGTACCGCACTGGGTACTCATTTCCTCTCAGCTCCTTCGTTCACTAAATCTTTCAAATAAAAGGAGCCTAACCATTATGTTGAAAACACACCCATGTGGAAAATTAACGAAAAGTGATATTGGACAAACGGTCATTTTGAACGGCTGGGTACAGCGTCGCCGTGACCTAGGCGGCGTATTGTTTATTGATCTTCGCGACCGTACAGGTATTGTACAAACGGTATTTAACCCTGATTTTTCCGGCGATGCGCTGGCGATTGCTGACCGTGCCCGCAACGAGTTCGTTCTTGCTGTTCAAGGCACAGTTGTTGAGCGTGACCCAGAGACCGTTAACGCGAACCTGGAAACAGGCGAAATCGAAGTGCGCGTTGAAAAAATAGAAATTATGAACGCGGCAAAAACACCGCCATTCCCAATCGAAGACGGCGTTGAAGTTGACGAGTCGCTGCGCTTGAAATACCGTTACCTTGATCTGCGTCGTCCGGAAATGCAAAAAACATTGCTGCTCCGTTCGAAAGCAGCGAAGATTTTCCGCGACTTCCTTGACGGAGAAGGCTTTATTGACGTTGAAACGCCAATTTTGACCAAGAGCTCACCAGAAGGTGCCCGTGATTATTTGGTACCAAGCCGCGTGCATGAAGGCGAATTTTTTGCCCTGCCGCAATCGCCGCAAATTTTCAAGCAATTGCTAATGGTCGGCGGCATTGAGCGTTATTATCAAATCGCTCGCTGCTTCCGCGATGAGGATCTTCGCGCAGACCGTCAGCCTGAGTTCACACAAGTCGATATTGAAACTTCCTTCCTGTCACAGGATCAATTGCTGGGCATGATGGAGCAGCTTGCTGCAAGATTGTTCCGCGAGACAGTAGGCGTGGAGCTTGCGCTTCCGTTCCAACGCATTACGTATGAAGATGCCATCAATAAATATGGCTCCGATAAGCCTGACCTGCGCTTCGGCATGGAAATTCAAGATATTACCGATATTGTAGCG
This genomic window contains:
- the aspS gene encoding aspartate--tRNA ligase, which encodes MLKTHPCGKLTKSDIGQTVILNGWVQRRRDLGGVLFIDLRDRTGIVQTVFNPDFSGDALAIADRARNEFVLAVQGTVVERDPETVNANLETGEIEVRVEKIEIMNAAKTPPFPIEDGVEVDESLRLKYRYLDLRRPEMQKTLLLRSKAAKIFRDFLDGEGFIDVETPILTKSSPEGARDYLVPSRVHEGEFFALPQSPQIFKQLLMVGGIERYYQIARCFRDEDLRADRQPEFTQVDIETSFLSQDQLLGMMEQLAARLFRETVGVELALPFQRITYEDAINKYGSDKPDLRFGMEIQDITDIVATSEVKVFASVAASGGVVKAFNAKGCGGWSRKELDDLQPFAARYGGKGLAWITVKDGEWRGPIVKFLKPEEIAALTERLQVEDGDLLTFSADKQKVVVDVMGNLRLKVGRELGLIDDTKFKFVWVVDFPLLGWDEDAQRYVAEHHPFTRPHEDDLHLFDTDPGKIRAQAYDIVLNGYEVGGGSMRIYKREVQEKMFNALGLSPETAQQNFGYLLDAFEYGTPPHGGIAFGFDRLIMLLAGRTNLRETIAFPKTANATDLLCNAPSEVELSQLEQLHIRTVPKPAKQPAPVGAAPEAPQAPQA